A region of uncultured Carboxylicivirga sp. DNA encodes the following proteins:
- a CDS encoding YfhO family protein — protein sequence MIDRIKALLPYLGAILIFIVLSVSYFTPILEGKKLPQLDNSHAIGMSKELVDFEKQTGEKSMWTNSMFGGMPAYQIRGDSSKNLFSYLNRFSRLNLPYETVAIVFLYMLGFYLLLLSLRIDKWLSIVGAIAFAFGSYNLIIIIAGHITKTYAIALMAPVVAGILYAYNWNKWLGGLITTVALGMEIAYNHVQITYYLALMVLVIIVAKLIYAIREKALKAFTQTSAVLGLAAILAILPNITNLITTYEYGKESIRGASELSAKDGEKEHSGLDIDYAFGWSYGLHETLTLMIPNIVGGASEPLAANKGAMENVDNRLKEYVGQSSQYWGGRVFTSGPVYAGALICFLFFIGAFYYKGKERWWLIAATILSIMLAWGNNFETFNHFMFYNFPLYNKFRTVEMALVIASFTMPVLGFLGLKTVIEKPELIKQDSKWFLIAFGLTGGVSLLFALIPGIFGIYNFLSLQEADAISAQIKQGGDQAMMYKLLQDNLIAARQYLMTSDAWRSFIFILIGSASLWLYSQNKLASRYIIWGFAILIFIDLWGVDKRYLNNDKFESKTKAKEEFAKSKADEAILKDQDVYYRVFPIYRDPFKDGFTPYWHKSVGGFHGAKLRRYQDLYDRYIYNNWQTLMQTLQKAQTIGELEEELENMPILNMMNTKYIIYNPGAAPVFNPSYMGNAWFVNKVKIVANADEEIAAIGGVNLHSTAVVDERFADQVKGYSVDSIQGSINLMSYAPNKLIFETNTPQNQIAVFSDVYYDKGWNAYIDGNKVDHFRTNYVLRGLMIPEGSHTVEFKFEPKSFYTGQWLAAISSILILLLIAGAGFWIWKNKKA from the coding sequence ATGATTGACAGAATAAAAGCCCTACTACCCTACTTAGGTGCCATTCTTATTTTCATTGTTCTTAGCGTATCTTATTTTACACCCATACTGGAAGGTAAAAAATTACCTCAACTTGATAACTCACATGCCATTGGCATGTCGAAGGAACTGGTTGATTTTGAAAAGCAAACCGGAGAAAAATCAATGTGGACCAATTCCATGTTTGGTGGAATGCCAGCTTATCAGATCAGAGGTGACTCTTCAAAAAACCTTTTTAGTTACCTGAATCGTTTCTCACGATTAAACTTGCCTTACGAAACGGTTGCTATTGTATTTCTGTATATGCTGGGCTTTTATCTTTTATTGTTAAGCCTTCGTATCGACAAATGGCTGAGCATTGTAGGCGCCATTGCTTTTGCTTTTGGGTCATACAACCTCATCATAATTATTGCAGGACATATTACCAAAACATATGCCATCGCTTTGATGGCGCCTGTGGTTGCAGGTATTCTATATGCCTATAATTGGAACAAATGGCTGGGTGGTTTAATTACCACAGTAGCTCTCGGTATGGAAATAGCCTACAATCATGTGCAGATAACATACTACCTTGCCTTGATGGTGCTGGTCATCATCGTAGCAAAGCTAATTTATGCCATCAGAGAAAAAGCCCTGAAAGCATTTACTCAAACTTCAGCTGTTCTGGGTTTAGCGGCCATACTGGCTATATTGCCCAATATCACAAACCTGATTACAACCTACGAATACGGTAAAGAATCCATCAGAGGAGCTTCTGAGTTAAGTGCCAAAGATGGTGAGAAAGAGCATTCAGGTTTGGATATTGACTATGCTTTTGGCTGGAGCTATGGGCTTCACGAAACCCTTACTTTAATGATTCCAAACATTGTAGGTGGTGCGTCAGAACCTTTGGCTGCCAACAAAGGTGCCATGGAAAATGTAGACAACCGGTTGAAAGAATATGTTGGTCAATCAAGCCAATACTGGGGTGGTCGGGTATTTACAAGTGGGCCGGTTTATGCTGGAGCACTTATTTGCTTCTTATTCTTTATCGGGGCATTTTATTACAAAGGAAAAGAGAGGTGGTGGCTGATTGCTGCAACTATTTTATCAATTATGCTGGCCTGGGGAAACAATTTTGAAACATTTAACCATTTCATGTTCTATAATTTCCCGCTTTACAATAAATTCAGAACTGTTGAAATGGCATTGGTAATTGCATCATTTACTATGCCTGTTCTGGGATTTCTGGGATTAAAAACGGTTATAGAAAAGCCGGAATTAATTAAACAGGATAGCAAATGGTTTTTGATTGCCTTTGGATTAACCGGAGGTGTCAGTTTACTTTTTGCTTTGATTCCGGGTATTTTTGGTATCTATAATTTTCTCAGTCTTCAGGAAGCCGATGCTATTTCTGCTCAAATTAAGCAAGGTGGAGACCAGGCGATGATGTATAAATTGTTGCAGGATAATCTTATTGCAGCACGTCAGTATTTAATGACTTCTGATGCCTGGAGATCGTTTATTTTTATTCTTATTGGTTCAGCATCTTTGTGGCTTTATTCACAAAACAAACTGGCCTCTCGTTACATTATCTGGGGATTTGCTATTCTTATCTTCATTGATTTATGGGGAGTTGATAAGCGTTACTTAAACAACGATAAATTCGAATCCAAGACCAAAGCAAAAGAAGAATTTGCCAAGTCAAAAGCCGATGAAGCCATTTTAAAAGATCAGGATGTGTATTATCGTGTATTTCCAATCTATCGCGATCCATTTAAGGATGGTTTTACTCCGTATTGGCACAAATCTGTTGGAGGTTTCCACGGAGCCAAATTACGCCGTTATCAGGACTTATATGACCGATATATCTATAACAACTGGCAAACGTTGATGCAAACCTTGCAAAAGGCACAAACCATTGGTGAATTGGAAGAGGAGTTGGAAAATATGCCAATCCTGAATATGATGAATACCAAGTATATCATTTATAATCCGGGAGCTGCACCTGTTTTTAATCCATCATACATGGGTAATGCATGGTTTGTGAATAAAGTAAAAATAGTAGCCAATGCTGATGAAGAAATTGCTGCAATTGGCGGGGTTAATCTGCATTCTACAGCTGTGGTTGATGAACGTTTTGCAGATCAGGTGAAAGGCTATTCAGTTGATTCTATTCAGGGCAGCATTAATCTTATGAGTTATGCACCTAATAAATTGATTTTTGAAACAAACACACCACAAAATCAGATTGCTGTTTTTAGTGATGTTTATTACGATAAAGGATGGAATGCATATATCGACGGTAATAAAGTTGACCATTTCAGAACCAATTACGTGCTGCGAGGTTTAATGATTCCGGAAGGAAGCCATACTGTTGAGTTTAAATTCGAACCAAAAAGTTTTTATACCGGTCAATGGTTAGCAGCTATTAGTTCAATTCTTATTTTGTTATTAATTGCCGGGGCAGGATTCTGGATTTGGAAGAATAAAAAAGCTTAA
- a CDS encoding MOSC N-terminal beta barrel domain-containing protein, with protein sequence MYLTQITVYPIKSMGGVRMQQCELDDFGLKYDRRWMVVDTEGNFVTQRQNAHMCFFVVELKENGLEIKKRRLPDWSLHVPFQPVSERTMDVKVWSDVVKARIVDENIDKELSKIFEHQVHLVMMPDDAIRKVDTRYAPEGSQTAFSDGYPVLMISEESLDLLNSKLDTSVEMERFRPNLVISGGEPHTEDRKGRWKIGEALFEGVKPCSRCVITTINRDTAEKSTEPLKTLSTYRLQRGKVMFGMNLLHKTKGIVRVGDFVEFMD encoded by the coding sequence ATGTACTTGACTCAGATTACTGTTTATCCTATAAAGTCGATGGGAGGCGTTCGCATGCAACAGTGCGAACTGGATGATTTTGGATTAAAATATGATAGACGCTGGATGGTGGTTGATACAGAAGGTAATTTTGTTACCCAGAGGCAAAATGCACATATGTGCTTCTTTGTAGTTGAATTAAAAGAAAATGGCCTTGAAATAAAAAAACGTCGATTACCTGACTGGAGTTTACATGTTCCGTTTCAACCCGTTAGTGAACGAACGATGGATGTCAAAGTCTGGAGCGATGTTGTTAAAGCCCGGATAGTTGATGAAAACATCGACAAGGAATTAAGTAAAATATTTGAGCATCAGGTACATTTGGTAATGATGCCTGATGATGCAATTAGGAAGGTGGATACAAGATATGCGCCTGAAGGTTCACAAACAGCTTTCAGTGATGGTTATCCAGTTTTAATGATTAGCGAAGAATCACTTGATTTACTAAATTCAAAATTGGATACCAGTGTTGAAATGGAGCGCTTCAGGCCTAATCTGGTGATTTCAGGAGGGGAACCTCATACTGAAGATAGGAAGGGCAGGTGGAAAATTGGAGAAGCTCTTTTTGAGGGAGTGAAACCCTGTTCACGCTGCGTAATTACTACAATCAACAGAGATACGGCTGAAAAAAGTACCGAACCTTTAAAAACCTTATCAACCTATCGGTTACAAAGAGGAAAAGTGATGTTTGGGATGAATTTGCTACATAAGACAAAAGGAATTGTTAGAGTTGGTGATTTTGTTGAATTTATGGATTGA
- a CDS encoding glycine--tRNA ligase, producing the protein MAQEDVFKKLVAHCKEYGFVFQSSEVYDGLGAVYDYGQNGVELKNNIKKYWWDSMVLLHENVVGIDASIFMHPTTWKASGHVDAFNDPLIDNKDSKKRYRADVLIEDLIQKFEEKINKEVEKAKKRFGDSFDEKQFLETNPRVLANQEKINEVHGRFAKALNDNDLEELRQIIIDYEIACPISGTKNWTDVRQFNLMFSTEMGSTADGAQKIYLRPETAQGIFVNYLNVQKTGRMKLPFGIAQIGKAFRNEIVARQFIFRMREFEQMEMQFFVRPGEEMKWFEFWKEARMKWHKSLGMGDEKYRFHDHDKLAHYANAATDVEFKMPFGFKEVEGIHSRTDFDLSQHQEYSGKKIQYFDPELNKSYVPYVVETSIGVDRMFLSIMAGAYNEEEVEGKDGKKETRVVLNLPPVLAPVKLAVMPLVKKDGLPEKARAIIDDLKFDFNCQYDEKDSIGKRYRRQDAIGTPYCVTVDHQSLEDDTVTIRYRDTMEQERVKISELRGIIAEKVSMKELFKKLA; encoded by the coding sequence ATGGCTCAAGAAGACGTTTTTAAAAAACTGGTTGCACATTGTAAAGAATACGGATTTGTTTTTCAATCCAGTGAAGTGTATGATGGATTAGGGGCGGTATACGATTACGGCCAGAACGGTGTTGAATTAAAGAATAACATCAAAAAATACTGGTGGGACTCAATGGTACTTTTACACGAAAATGTAGTAGGTATTGATGCTTCCATTTTTATGCACCCTACAACCTGGAAAGCTTCAGGACACGTGGATGCATTCAACGATCCTTTGATTGACAATAAAGACAGTAAAAAACGTTATCGCGCTGATGTTTTAATTGAAGATCTGATTCAGAAGTTTGAAGAAAAAATTAATAAAGAAGTTGAAAAAGCAAAAAAACGCTTCGGCGATTCTTTTGATGAGAAGCAATTTCTTGAAACAAATCCACGGGTTTTAGCCAATCAGGAAAAAATCAATGAAGTCCATGGGCGTTTTGCCAAGGCTCTTAACGATAATGATCTGGAAGAACTTCGTCAGATAATTATTGACTACGAAATAGCCTGTCCTATCTCAGGTACAAAAAACTGGACCGATGTTCGTCAGTTTAATCTGATGTTCTCAACTGAAATGGGATCAACAGCCGATGGGGCACAAAAAATATATTTACGTCCTGAAACTGCTCAGGGTATTTTTGTGAATTACCTGAACGTACAAAAAACAGGTCGTATGAAACTTCCGTTTGGTATTGCCCAAATTGGTAAAGCTTTCCGAAATGAGATTGTTGCCCGTCAGTTCATCTTCCGCATGCGCGAGTTCGAACAAATGGAAATGCAATTCTTCGTTCGTCCGGGTGAAGAAATGAAATGGTTCGAATTTTGGAAAGAAGCTCGTATGAAGTGGCACAAATCATTGGGAATGGGCGATGAAAAATATCGTTTCCACGATCACGATAAACTGGCTCACTATGCTAATGCTGCTACTGATGTTGAGTTTAAGATGCCTTTCGGATTTAAAGAAGTAGAAGGCATTCACTCTCGTACCGACTTTGACTTATCGCAACACCAGGAGTATTCAGGTAAAAAGATTCAATATTTCGATCCTGAATTAAACAAAAGCTATGTACCTTATGTAGTTGAGACTTCGATTGGAGTTGACCGTATGTTCCTGAGTATTATGGCGGGTGCATACAACGAAGAAGAAGTGGAAGGAAAAGATGGTAAAAAAGAAACCCGTGTGGTTCTGAATCTTCCTCCGGTTTTGGCTCCTGTTAAATTAGCTGTAATGCCATTGGTTAAAAAAGATGGACTGCCAGAAAAAGCGCGTGCAATCATTGACGATCTGAAATTTGATTTCAACTGCCAGTACGATGAAAAAGATAGTATTGGTAAGCGTTACCGCCGTCAGGATGCCATTGGTACTCCTTACTGTGTGACTGTAGATCACCAATCACTGGAGGACGATACTGTTACCATCCGCTACCGCGATACCATGGAACAGGAACGTGTTAAAATTTCAGAACTTCGCGGTATTATTGCCGAAAAAGTAAGTATGAAAGAACTATTCAAGAAACTTGCATAA